The genomic segment CGCGTACTTGGTGATCTGACCATCCGCTGCCATGCGCCAGATCGTGTCCTGATCCGCTGTTCTGGCCGAGCCATCGGAGATGAAGAACACGTTGTTGCCAGCGGCCTCGATTTCATCGACGTCTTGAAAGGCGAACGGAGTGGAGTTGACCAGGGAGACCACGCCTGCCGGGGTGACTCGGGACAGACTCGTCGAGGTGTCCGAGGCGAACAGGTTGCCCTGGCAGTCGAAGTCGAGACCCGCCGCGTTTGCGTCTGCTCCGTCGTTCAGCGTGGCCAAGTTCGCTTGGGCCGTGCCGTCGAAGGCAAAGCGCTGAACGGGAGCCGGGTTCGCTCCGGTGCTAATGGCGTAGAGCAAGCCATCAGGCCCGATGCGAAGATCCGAAAGCACGCCGTTGAAGGTGCCCACGCCCTGGGCGATGCGACTGAACGAGTCATCCGTGTTCAGCACGTAGATATCTGTGCCGCCGCCGCCAATGACGAAGACGCGACCGTCAGCGGCAACATCCAGGCCGTGGAGGGTGCTCGCGCCGGTGAGGGTTACGGTTCGCGCGATGCTGAGGTCGCTCACCACCGTGGCTTGGGCGTGTGCGAGGTGAGTGATGCCAAGCAAGCTCAAGCTCGCGAGGGCGGAGTGAGTGAGTGTTCGTAGGTTCTTCATCGCGTGCCTCCAAAGCCAACAAGCTGCAACCGTTGCACAGTATACGGGGTGGGCGCCGGTTGCCGAACCGGAACCTGACAGCGCTACGGCGCGGGACTAATACGGGCGTGTCGGCGCTCTCCGACCAGGGGACGGCAGTGAAACCTTGGTTTCGGGTGAGTGGAGCGGCAGCAGGATGGAGGAAGCATGATTGAACGCACCGGATACATGAGCGATGTCAGCGGACTCGAACGACTCGAGTGTTTCGACGCTGCTTGGCAGGTGTCTGGCCACGGGCCCAAGCTGAAGGCGGTGCGCAAGGCGGCGTTCGGGCTGCGTGAACGCTTTGCGACGGGACCGCGGGTCGTCGCGGTGCGCACCCTGCCGGTGGCGACGTTGGCCTACCCCACCAAGTACGCGTTCTGGTCCGCACCGCTGCTTCCGTTTCCGTACGTAATCATGAAGCACCAATGCCTGCTCGTGCAGTTCTTGCAGCGAGGGGAGTTGAAGAACCTCCTCTTCAACCCGACGGACGATATCGCCTCCCGCGAGACGCCGTTCTTCAAGCGCATGATCGAGCAAGTGGGCGAGTACGTGGCGTTCAACGTGCTCCAGCAGAAGTTCGACAGCCTCGAGTCTCAGCTGTCGGCCCTCGGTCTGGACGGCTCGGACATCGACTATGTCGCTTTCGATCACTTTCACACGCAGGACTTGCGCGCACTACTCGGGACCTCGGGCCGCTCCGCCCGCTTCCCGAACGCCGTGTTGCTCGCCCCCGCCCGAGAGTGGGACGACTGGGATGACCTTCACCCGATGCAAAAAGCGTGGTTCGTGGCGGACGGAAAACGTGATGTGAACACCCAGCGGGTGTTGCTCACGGACGCAGACTACGCTTTGGGTGACGGCGTGATGTTGCTCCGCACACCAGGTCATACCTCGGGGAATCAAACGCTTTTCGTCAATACCCAGAACGGGGTTTGGGGCTGCAGTGAAAATGGCACCTGCGCCGACAACTGGAGTCCGCTGGACAGCAAAATACCTGGGCTTGCGCGGCTTTGTCGGCAACAGGACCTAGACGTGGTGATCAACGCTAATACCCCTGAGCTTGGGGCGACGCAGTACACCTCAATGGTCCTCGAGCGCACTTTGGTGGACCGCGTGGAGTATGCCCCGGCATTCGTTCAGATGTTCGCGTCGAGCGAGGTTCAGAGCTCGCCGCTGGCACCGGGCTTGAAGCCCACCGTCGCTTTCAAAAAGCTGCATTTCGGCCAGGTCACGCGTCCCAGGCGGCGTGTGCCGCACCCCGAGCAACGCGCAACGGTCTAGCCGACACGTCAAAGCGCCGTTCACGCGCTGAGGCACTCCCCAAGGCTGCGGCGGCAAGGGTGTCCTAGTGGCCGTTTCGGACACCCCGTGGGGTGAGGTTGACCCGTGTGCCGCGGCCCCGTTGCTCATGCGCGCAGGCACTTCCGCTTCCCGGCGGATTTAGAGTTCCGGGGTGCGAAACGGACTCCGTTTAAGGTCGCTCTTCAGCCGTTGGCGCAGGGCGGAAGAAGCTGAGCGCTTCCGAGAGGTTTGTGTCCCTCGGAAGCTTGAATCTCGAGGTTGTGTGGTTTTTCTAGCTATGAATCTCGTCGCCTAGGAGTGGCCAGCGGTGGACGATGCGCGGTAGGCTCACACAACGTTGCGACACTATTTCACCACCCACGAAGTAGCCCGCCTGGCACATGTGAGTCCGTCGACGGTCCTAAACTGGATCGATCGCGGCCTTTTGCCCGCACATCGCACGCCTGGTGGTCACCGACGTGTGCAGCGGGACCAGCTGATCGAGTTCCTGCGCAGCCACAACATGCCGCTGCCCGCGCAGCTGAGCGAAGTCCACAAGCTGTTGATCGTCGACAGCGACGCCTCGACGCTGCGAAGAGCAATTGACGCGTTGAAACAGTGTGCGCCTCAGGTTGAGGTCGAAGGCTTCGCAAACCCGATCGATGGCTTGCTGGCGTGCGGCGCAAGTCCCCCCGACGTGCTGTTGCTGGATGCCGCGATGGGGCATCTCGACGCGCTGGAAGCCTGCCGCAGGCTGAGCAGTGGTTGGGACCATCCAGTGCGAGTGATCATCACCAGCCGCACCCCTTCAGACTCCCAGCGCGCCGCGTATTTGCGCGCCGGCGCCCAAGGTTACCTGGAGTCACCCATCGACCCGAGCGAGCTCTTGCGGCTGCTTGGGCTGATGGAAGAAATTGCCGCGCGGCAATGACTAGTTGGTTTCGGGCAACGGTTCGTCGCCCAAACTATTGATGTCGACGCGCTTGTTGAAGGAGCGCAACACCGCTCGT from the Polyangiaceae bacterium genome contains:
- a CDS encoding helix-turn-helix domain-containing protein, with product MRHYFTTHEVARLAHVSPSTVLNWIDRGLLPAHRTPGGHRRVQRDQLIEFLRSHNMPLPAQLSEVHKLLIVDSDASTLRRAIDALKQCAPQVEVEGFANPIDGLLACGASPPDVLLLDAAMGHLDALEACRRLSSGWDHPVRVIITSRTPSDSQRAAYLRAGAQGYLESPIDPSELLRLLGLMEEIAARQ